One Bdellovibrionales bacterium genomic region harbors:
- a CDS encoding sigma-70 family RNA polymerase sigma factor, whose product MLNQKTDEELMLAYQLGEEPAFSELYNRHAQKILAFLRLKLREESAAHDVFQSTFLKLHRSKQLYNPSLPFSPWIFTICRNELVDFVRKQKHAFEELKEETVDVTARVVHAEIDLAVLTQEQQTAIRMRYSSDSSFEEIASVLNTSPVNARKIISRSLKYLRGYYDKK is encoded by the coding sequence GTGTTAAATCAAAAAACGGATGAGGAACTTATGCTGGCATACCAGTTGGGCGAAGAACCCGCCTTTAGTGAGCTATACAATCGCCACGCACAAAAAATATTAGCTTTTTTGCGCTTAAAGCTTAGAGAAGAAAGTGCCGCTCACGATGTTTTTCAATCTACTTTTTTAAAGCTCCACAGAAGCAAACAGCTTTATAATCCTTCTCTCCCATTTTCCCCTTGGATCTTTACAATTTGTAGAAATGAACTTGTTGATTTCGTGCGGAAGCAAAAACACGCATTTGAGGAACTCAAGGAAGAAACTGTAGATGTTACTGCTCGCGTAGTCCATGCCGAAATAGACCTTGCCGTTTTGACACAAGAACAACAAACAGCAATACGCATGCGATATAGCTCTGACTCTTCTTTTGAAGAAATTGCAAGCGTACTTAATACGTCACCTGTGAATGCCAGAAAAATTATTAGCCGCTCACTTAAATACTTAAGAGGTTATTATGACAAAAAATAA